In Xiphophorus maculatus strain JP 163 A chromosome 18, X_maculatus-5.0-male, whole genome shotgun sequence, a single genomic region encodes these proteins:
- the LOC102230350 gene encoding extracellular calcium-sensing receptor-like yields the protein MSLVLLGGFVNVLKQKTEPAEVFNVAGVSTEASSTRCTLLGTPCAPAFSKDGEFIIGGVSSIHYQLYTVIYNYTTKPEPPRCTGSFNARGLRFFRTMIFAIEEINNSTELLPGIKLGYQIYDSCVSVPVSVHIAFQMANGQDPVIYKGDNCSQSGKLVAAVGDSGSTPSISMSRIMGSFNIPLVSHFATCACLSDKQQYPTFFRTIPSDHYQADALAKLVKHFGWTWIGAVHSDSDYGNNGMASFLEAALREGICVEYIESFYRSNTQSKIQRVADVIRSSTAVVVVAFTAIGEMKILLEELARDPPPPRQWIASEAWITDSNLMRFSFCAGAIGVAIQKSVIPGLRDFLLDLSPSKVAASSLLTEFWEDAFNCSLTETSDPNKRVCDGTEDLKTLKSPYTETSQLRVSNMMYKAVYAIGHAIHNAVCEEKNATVQCDKHIGLEPKQVFTELQKVNFSKNGYHVSFDANGDPVAFYELVNWQKSESGVIELVTVGYYDASLPKGQEFRINRNITWVDGGTQVPVSVCSESCPPGTRKVLQKGKPICCYDCIPCPEGEISNMTDNPDCFPCPREFWPNSNRDACFHKPVEFLSFDEVLSIILATLSISGACLAIITAIIFFHHRTTPIVRANNSELSFLLLFSLTLCFLCSLTFIGAPSEWSCMLRHTAFGITFVLCISCVLGKTIVVLMAFKATLPGSNAMKWFGPTQQRMTVVVLTFIQVLICIIWLVVSPPFPVKNLTTYKEKIILECALGSAVGFWGVLGYIGLLAVFCFVLAVLARKLPDNFNEAKMITFSMLIFCAVWITFIPAYVSSPGKFTVAVEIFAILASSFGLILCIFAPKCFIILFQPEKNTKKYLMNKH from the exons ATGTCACTGGTTCTGCTGGGTGGGTTtgtaaatgttctgaaacaGAAGACAGAGCCTGCAGAGGTTTTTAATGTTGCTGGAGTCAGCACTGAGGCTTCATCCACCAGGTGTACTCTGCTGGGTACGCCTTGTGCACCTGCGTTCTCAAAAGACGGGGAGTTTATCATCGGAGGGGTTTCCTCTATTCATTACCAGCTTTACACAGTGATTTATAATTACACCACCAAGCCTGAGCCTCCGAGATGCACAGGGAG cttcaatGCCCGGGGGCTGCGCTTCTTCCGCACAATGATCTTTGCCATTGAGGAGATAAACAACAGCACAGAGCTGCTGCCAGGAATCAAACTTGGATATCAGATCTATGATTCCTGCGTCTCGGTGCCTGTTTCAGTGCACATTGCTTTTCAAATGGCAAACGGTCAGGACCCTGTTATTTACAAAGGAGATAATTGTTCTCAGTCTGGAAAGTTGGTGGCTGCTGTAGGAGACTCTGGATCCACTCCATCCATCAGCATGTCACGCATCATGGGGTCCTTCAACATTCCTCTC GTGAGCCACTTTGCCACTTGTGCCTGCCTGTCGGACAAACAACAGTACCCTACTTTTTTCAGAACGATTCCCAGTGACCATTATCAAGCTGATGCACTGGCCAAGCTGGTGAAACACTTTGGTTGGACTTGGATAGGAGCCGTCCATTCAGACTCAGATTATGGAAATAATGGCATGGCCTCTTTTCTAGAAGCTGCACTCAGAGAGGGGATCTGTGTGGAGTACATTGAATCCTTTTATAGAAGCAACACACAAAGTAAGATCCAAAGAGTTGCAGATGTTATCCGTAG TTCAACAGCAGTGGTTGTTGTAGCGTTTACAGCTATTGGAGAAATGAAAATCTTGCTGGAGGAACTGGCCCGGGATCCTCCTCCACCTCGTCAGTGGATCGCGAGCGAAGCCTGGATAACTGACTCAAACCTGATGAGATTCAGTTTCTGTGCGGGAGCCATCGGTGTTGCTATTCAGAAATCTGTCATCCCAGGTCTGAGAGATTTCCTCCTGGATCTCTCTCCCTCTAAGGTGGCTGCTTCCTCACTGCTGACTGAGTTCTGGGAGGATGCATTCAACTGCAGCTTGACAGAAA ctagTGATCCAAACAAGAGAGTGTGTGATGGAACAGAAGATCTAAAAACCCTAAAAAGTCCGTACACTGAAACATCTCAGTTAAGAGTTTCTAACATGATGTACAAGGCTGTTTATGCAATAGGGCATGCTATTCACAATGCagtgtgtgaagaaaaaaatgcaactgtTCAATGTGACAAACACATTGGACTGGAGCCCAAACAG GTTTTTACTGAATTACAAAAAGTAAACTTCTCTAAGAATGGCTATCATGTCTCATTTGATGCAAATGGAGATCCTGTGGCTTTTTATGAGCTGGTAAACTGGCAGAAAAGTGAGAGTGGAGTTATTGAACTGGTAACAGTGGGATATTATGATGCATCACTGCCAAAGGGCCAGGAGTTTCGTATCAACAGGAACATAACCTGGGTGGACGGTGGGACACAA GTTCCAGTGTCAGTTTGCTCAGAGAGTTGTCCTCCAGGAACTCGTAAAGTGTTGCAGAAAGGAAAACCAATCTGCTGCTATGACTGTATACCATGTCCTGAAGGAGAGATCAGTAATATGACAG ataatCCTGACTGTTTCCCATGTCCCAGAGAGTTCTGGCCAAATTCAAACAGAGATGCTTGTTTCCACAAACCTGTGGAGTTTCTTTCCTTCGATGAAGTCCTGTCAATCATCCTGGCTACACTCTCCATCAGTGGAGCCTGTCTGGCCATTATTACagcaataattttctttcatcacaGAACAACGCCAATTGTCAGAGCCAACAACTCTGAGCtgagcttcctgctgctcttctctCTGACTCTGTGTTTCTTATGTTCATTAACTTTCATTGGAGCCCCCTCTGAGTGGTCCTGCATGCTGCGGCACACAGCGTTTGGCATCACATTTGTTCTCTGTATCTCCTGTGTTCTTGGGAAAACTATAGTGGTTCTAATGGCCTTTAAAGCTACACTTCCTGGTAGTAATGCAATGAAATGGTTTGGTCCAACACAACAAAGAATGACTGTAGTGGTTCTCAcatttattcaagttttaataTGTATCATTTGGTTGGTTGTGAGTCCTCCCTTCCCAGTGAAAAATCTGACCACCTACAAGGAGAAGATCATCCTGGAATGTGCGTTAGGCTCTGCTGTTGGTTTCTGGGGTGTGCTCGGCTACATCGGCCTGCTGgctgtgttttgctttgtgttagcTGTTCTAGCTCGGAAACTACCTGATAATTTCAACGAAGCCAAGATGATAACCTTCAGCATGTTGATATTCTGTGCAGTCTGGATCACCTTCATCCCAGCTTATGTCAGCTCTCCTGGAAAATTTACTGTGGCTGTGGAGATATTTGCTATTCTGGCCTCCAGTTTTGGACTGATACTGTGTATATTTGCTCCAAAGTGTTTCATAATTTTGTTTCagccagaaaaaaacaccaagaaatatttaatgaacaaacaCTGA